In Spiroplasma chinense, a single window of DNA contains:
- a CDS encoding aldo/keto reductase, whose amino-acid sequence MKKITLNDGNQMPVISFGTFQITDFKECERAVLDALAVGFRAIDTAQSYMNEQAVGNALAKTEVKREEIFLTTKIWLSNYGYEQTIASFKRSLERLQTPYVDLVLLHQPFGEYRESFKALVSLKEQGLIKSIGVSNFYDDKLVDLCLFNDYGVVPAVNQIEVNPFFQRINSIEVNKKYNVTPQAWAPFGEGKNNIFENEILNTIAKAHNKSVAQVILRWLYQREVPFITKSVNKNRMEENFNIFDFELTSQEMNEILSLDQKESLFFDHTSAKGVEWIHSLIAQRG is encoded by the coding sequence ATGAAAAAAATAACATTAAACGATGGTAACCAAATGCCAGTAATTTCATTTGGTACATTCCAAATCACTGACTTTAAAGAATGTGAAAGAGCAGTATTAGATGCTCTTGCAGTTGGATTTAGAGCAATAGATACTGCTCAAAGTTATATGAATGAACAAGCTGTAGGAAATGCACTTGCAAAAACCGAAGTAAAAAGAGAAGAGATATTTTTAACTACAAAAATTTGATTAAGTAATTATGGATATGAACAAACAATAGCTTCTTTTAAAAGAAGTTTAGAAAGACTTCAAACTCCATATGTAGATTTAGTATTATTACACCAACCTTTTGGTGAATATAGAGAATCTTTTAAAGCACTAGTTTCTTTAAAAGAACAAGGTTTAATTAAATCAATTGGAGTTTCAAACTTTTATGATGATAAACTTGTAGATCTTTGTTTATTTAATGACTATGGAGTTGTGCCAGCTGTAAACCAAATTGAAGTTAATCCTTTCTTTCAAAGAATTAACTCGATTGAAGTAAACAAAAAATATAATGTAACACCTCAAGCATGAGCACCATTTGGTGAAGGTAAAAATAACATTTTTGAAAATGAAATTTTAAATACTATTGCTAAAGCTCACAACAAATCTGTAGCTCAAGTAATTTTAAGATGACTTTACCAAAGAGAAGTTCCTTTCATCACAAAAAGTGTAAACAAAAATAGAATGGAAGAAAACTTCAATATCTTTGATTTTGAATTAACTTCTCAAGAAATGAATGAAATATTATCATTAGACCAAAAAGAATCTTTATTCTTCGATCACACAAGCGCAAAAGGCGTGGAATGAATTCACAGTTTGATTGCACAAAGAGGTTAA
- a CDS encoding MerR family transcriptional regulator yields the protein MEKKYYINDIAKKFNISEHTLRYYDKKMLLKNFKRDDNGYRYLNEDDLRTIEVIICLKKTNMSLEDIKHYLKLVEQGRDTLKERQQMIEKQLQEAHSIRKDIDDQIVYLEYKLKFYDDLIKEN from the coding sequence ATGGAAAAAAAATACTATATAAATGATATAGCTAAAAAGTTTAATATATCAGAACACACATTACGTTATTATGATAAAAAAATGTTACTTAAGAATTTTAAAAGAGATGATAATGGTTATAGATATTTAAATGAAGATGATCTAAGAACTATTGAAGTAATTATTTGTCTTAAAAAGACAAATATGAGTTTAGAAGATATTAAACATTATTTAAAGTTAGTAGAACAAGGTCGTGATACTTTAAAAGAAAGACAACAAATGATTGAAAAACAATTACAAGAAGCTCATTCAATCAGAAAAGATATAGATGACCAAATAGTTTATCTTGAATATAAATTAAAATTTTATGATGATTTAATAAAAGAAAATTAA
- a CDS encoding NAD(P)H-binding protein, with the protein MKILILGAAGRISELVTARLLERDNVELVLFARDANRRISNQVIQKENVKVINGDFSQTQKMHELMLEGVEKVYVNAATNIEDTISILEAAKGTKVNKLIWASAVGIYDEIEGPFADWHWGMVGGKAAYKKYYDAMELVEKFGIDYSILRYAWMHNKKNEDYELTQKGEKFKGVEISRNACAKLVEDIIFDDKQTFKNTSLGVSEPNTDFDKPSFY; encoded by the coding sequence ATGAAAATATTAATTTTAGGAGCAGCGGGAAGAATATCTGAATTAGTTACCGCAAGGTTACTAGAAAGAGATAATGTAGAATTAGTTTTATTTGCAAGAGATGCAAATAGAAGAATAAGCAACCAAGTTATTCAAAAAGAAAATGTAAAAGTAATAAATGGTGATTTTTCTCAAACACAAAAAATGCACGAGTTAATGCTTGAAGGTGTAGAAAAAGTTTATGTAAACGCTGCAACAAATATTGAAGACACAATTTCAATTTTAGAAGCCGCAAAAGGTACAAAAGTTAATAAATTAATTTGAGCTAGTGCTGTAGGAATTTATGATGAAATAGAGGGGCCTTTTGCAGATTGACATTGAGGTATGGTTGGCGGCAAAGCTGCTTACAAAAAATACTATGATGCTATGGAACTTGTTGAAAAATTTGGAATTGATTATTCAATATTAAGATATGCATGAATGCATAATAAGAAAAATGAAGATTATGAATTAACTCAAAAAGGCGAAAAATTTAAAGGTGTTGAAATTTCAAGAAATGCTTGTGCGAAACTTGTTGAAGATATCATTTTCGATGATAAACAAACTTTTAAAAATACAAGTCTTGGAGTTTCTGAACCAAACACAGATTTTGATAAACCAAGTTTTTATTAA
- a CDS encoding flavodoxin yields the protein MRKLLLTLLASSPIANATSQLISCGTDNSTGSNSDFNLDDLPPEYKDTTNVEDRAQDANMKQIGEDLRSKTIVVYFSGSGNSERSATYLAEQLNLPIFRIERKVDYPSNYSELSEQARVEAVNNQRPELKETPDFINNYEHILLGFPVWWHVAPMVIGSFLEAYNFSGKHIHPFIQSSAYYRGHLLRSLKYLEDNSSQGTIIEKEVYSRNNLVINKWINDFFIPFDK from the coding sequence ATGAGAAAATTATTATTAACTTTATTGGCATCAAGTCCAATAGCAAATGCTACAAGTCAGTTAATTTCTTGTGGCACAGATAACTCAACAGGTTCTAATTCTGATTTCAACCTAGATGATTTACCACCAGAATATAAAGATACTACAAATGTAGAAGATAGAGCACAAGATGCAAATATGAAACAAATTGGAGAAGATTTACGATCTAAAACTATTGTTGTTTACTTTTCGGGAAGTGGAAATTCTGAAAGATCTGCAACTTATTTAGCAGAACAACTAAACTTACCAATTTTTAGAATTGAAAGAAAAGTAGATTACCCTTCTAACTACAGTGAGTTATCAGAACAAGCAAGAGTTGAAGCTGTTAATAATCAAAGACCAGAACTAAAAGAAACACCAGACTTTATAAACAACTATGAACACATTTTGTTAGGATTTCCAGTTTGATGACATGTTGCACCAATGGTAATTGGAAGTTTCTTAGAGGCTTACAATTTTTCAGGAAAACATATTCATCCTTTTATTCAATCAAGCGCTTACTACAGAGGACACTTGTTAAGAAGTTTGAAATACTTAGAGGATAATTCAAGTCAAGGTACTATTATTGAAAAAGAAGTTTACTCAAGAAATAATTTAGTAATAAATAAATGAATAAATGATTTCTTTATACCTTTTGATAAATAG
- a CDS encoding PTS glucose transporter subunit IIA, translating into MKIKIYAPVDCDVKSIGECSDETFAQKMLGDGLVIIPKNGSFKSFLESSKVAMIADTKHAIFLESQNLKFLMHIGLETVNLNGKPFNILVEEKEEVSLSEALLNVNLDLIEKEGLSNETVICVDQQNVKKLKVLILKQNAKQGDLIAEIEIELIDKPIKEIGGNIESDYTLLNRHVGGSENVDSHLNCVTRFRFNIINKDLVNIKELKQISFVRGINWSGNQLQVIIGPEVNKVRDKYISLFETNGSASKKLINKQKFQFKRAFVDFISNVMLPTIPILMVGGMGQALFAILTITKAVDPITTSNIPNLTTDQNLISGSLFVITNTALQFIGMFMCFNTVKYMKGNLPMGVLVALAIASPFLYPGKAWVLFTVGPVDIKFQGYTTMIFPQIAAAFIYVYLDRWIKTWIPAALDIILRHFMAFFITCGIMFFVAGPILGLVETGVFYIFNSVQKIPYGIGIGIFGFAWTFLVLTGMHLALATAMMSGFLSNPEVGSTLLALTTMTSITTIATCAAVGIQAKENNIKTIAFGALVPGAFGISEPTYYSISMIRPILFVPVVVARGLTGVLIGLLDLRWYQPGGRGVLGFTSAISVFADSWNLPKYFICMAFIFVVCFALTMLVYKERKNEKREYFKLFKVISKISNQLGITEISEMKNNINQMQNKDYLRRTKILEKKVVASNNKKYLLEKYSSKENLKDSQKLRIEKETQQINSLEKEIKAELKIVDKDHLAMYDLVMKKIKSLNDITNESLNTIGNVLFNISHGLEVNYKLLEGYDNNFSDLKKLKIKKVEVKNG; encoded by the coding sequence ATGAAGATTAAAATTTATGCACCCGTTGACTGTGATGTAAAGTCAATTGGTGAGTGTAGTGATGAAACTTTTGCTCAAAAAATGTTGGGTGATGGATTAGTAATCATACCCAAAAACGGAAGTTTCAAATCATTTTTGGAATCGTCAAAAGTTGCTATGATCGCAGACACAAAACATGCTATATTTTTGGAAAGTCAAAATCTAAAGTTTCTAATGCATATAGGCTTAGAGACAGTAAATCTAAATGGAAAACCTTTTAATATTCTTGTTGAAGAAAAGGAGGAAGTTAGTTTAAGTGAAGCTTTACTAAATGTAAATTTAGATTTGATCGAAAAAGAAGGACTTTCTAATGAAACCGTTATTTGTGTTGATCAACAGAATGTAAAAAAACTAAAAGTATTAATTTTAAAACAAAACGCAAAACAAGGAGACTTGATAGCTGAGATTGAAATTGAATTGATTGATAAACCTATAAAAGAAATAGGGGGCAATATTGAAAGTGATTATACTCTATTGAACAGACATGTCGGAGGAAGCGAAAATGTTGATTCGCATTTAAATTGTGTAACAAGATTTAGGTTTAATATTATAAATAAAGATTTAGTTAATATCAAAGAATTAAAACAAATATCCTTCGTAAGAGGAATCAATTGAAGTGGTAATCAACTGCAAGTTATTATAGGACCCGAGGTAAACAAAGTAAGAGATAAATATATATCGCTTTTTGAAACTAATGGTTCAGCTTCTAAAAAACTAATTAATAAACAAAAGTTTCAATTTAAAAGAGCTTTTGTCGATTTTATAAGTAATGTTATGCTGCCAACCATTCCGATATTGATGGTCGGAGGAATGGGTCAAGCTTTATTTGCAATCTTAACTATAACAAAAGCGGTTGACCCAATAACAACTTCAAATATTCCAAATCTAACAACAGATCAAAACCTTATTTCAGGTTCGCTGTTTGTTATTACCAATACAGCACTTCAATTTATTGGAATGTTTATGTGTTTCAATACTGTGAAATATATGAAGGGTAATTTACCAATGGGTGTCTTAGTAGCTTTAGCTATTGCAAGTCCATTTTTATATCCTGGAAAGGCTTGAGTTCTATTCACAGTTGGACCAGTAGATATTAAATTTCAGGGATATACTACAATGATATTTCCTCAGATTGCTGCTGCCTTCATTTATGTTTATTTAGATCGTTGGATTAAAACTTGAATACCAGCTGCTCTAGATATAATTTTGAGACACTTCATGGCATTTTTTATAACATGTGGAATAATGTTTTTTGTTGCAGGACCAATTTTGGGTCTTGTTGAAACAGGTGTCTTTTATATTTTTAACAGTGTACAAAAAATTCCTTACGGAATTGGAATTGGAATATTTGGGTTTGCTTGAACATTCCTAGTATTAACTGGAATGCATTTGGCATTGGCAACAGCTATGATGAGTGGTTTTTTAAGTAATCCAGAAGTGGGTTCAACATTGTTGGCCTTAACAACAATGACAAGTATTACAACAATAGCAACATGTGCTGCTGTTGGTATTCAAGCTAAAGAAAATAATATAAAAACCATTGCATTCGGCGCGTTAGTTCCGGGAGCGTTTGGAATTTCAGAACCAACCTACTACAGTATTTCTATGATTAGACCAATCTTGTTTGTTCCGGTTGTAGTGGCTAGAGGATTGACTGGAGTTCTTATAGGATTATTAGATTTAAGATGATATCAACCTGGTGGTAGAGGAGTTTTAGGATTCACAAGTGCCATATCGGTTTTTGCAGATAGCTGAAATCTACCTAAGTATTTTATTTGTATGGCATTTATATTTGTTGTTTGTTTTGCTTTAACTATGTTAGTTTACAAAGAAAGAAAAAATGAAAAAAGAGAATACTTCAAATTATTTAAAGTTATTAGTAAAATTTCAAATCAACTTGGAATAACTGAAATCTCTGAAATGAAAAATAATATAAATCAAATGCAAAATAAAGATTATTTAAGAAGAACAAAAATTTTAGAAAAAAAAGTTGTAGCTAGCAATAATAAAAAGTATCTATTAGAAAAATACAGTAGTAAAGAAAATTTAAAAGATAGTCAAAAATTAAGAATTGAGAAAGAAACACAACAAATAAATTCACTTGAAAAAGAAATTAAAGCTGAATTGAAAATTGTTGATAAGGATCATCTAGCAATGTATGACTTAGTTATGAAAAAAATAAAATCATTAAATGATATAACAAACGAAAGTTTAAATACCATTGGAAATGTTCTGTTTAATATTTCTCATGGATTAGAAGTTAATTATAAATTGTTGGAAGGTTACGACAATAATTTCTCTGACTTAAAAAAATTAAAAATAAAAAAGGTGGAAGTAAAAAATGGATAA
- a CDS encoding HAD-IIB family hydrolase — MDKIIYIDIDGTILDKEKKLGDLTRDAIINVQKKDVKVVFATGRTFAEIKDLAKLLELDKNFNTAICCNGSYISSTDVFKPENIRTIPKEVSKDIADFLSSKNTKGYFIDYLDPKTYYSNLNIDKFSIEQGVLPKMKVKTIDNDFKWDNVVLIAFDSPKNELSSYEDFLESKSTEIDYICSKSSHRVNPLFMIGNKNTSKLVGIEYINKKFNIKDEDVYIFGDGVNDLEMIQKFKSNAFVPSNAPAYVKEISKNIIEPPENDGVGKKINQIFDL, encoded by the coding sequence ATGGATAAGATAATTTACATAGATATTGATGGAACTATATTAGATAAAGAAAAAAAATTAGGAGATTTAACAAGAGATGCAATCATTAATGTTCAAAAAAAAGATGTTAAAGTAGTTTTTGCAACCGGTCGAACATTTGCTGAAATAAAAGATTTAGCTAAGTTGTTAGAGCTGGACAAGAACTTCAATACAGCTATTTGTTGTAATGGTTCTTACATATCAAGCACTGATGTTTTTAAACCAGAAAATATTAGAACCATTCCTAAAGAAGTTTCTAAAGATATTGCAGATTTTTTATCAAGTAAAAATACTAAGGGTTACTTTATAGATTACTTGGACCCTAAAACTTATTATTCTAATTTGAATATTGATAAGTTTAGTATAGAACAAGGGGTCTTGCCTAAAATGAAAGTTAAAACGATAGATAATGATTTTAAGTGAGATAATGTTGTACTAATAGCTTTTGATAGTCCTAAAAATGAACTTTCAAGCTATGAAGATTTTTTAGAAAGTAAATCAACAGAGATTGATTATATTTGTTCAAAATCATCACACAGGGTCAACCCTTTATTTATGATCGGAAATAAGAATACATCTAAACTGGTAGGAATAGAATATATAAATAAAAAATTTAACATCAAAGATGAAGATGTATATATATTTGGTGACGGAGTAAATGACTTAGAAATGATACAAAAATTTAAGTCAAATGCTTTTGTTCCATCAAATGCACCAGCCTATGTAAAAGAGATAAGTAAAAATATAATTGAACCACCAGAGAATGACGGCGTAGGAAAAAAAATAAATCAAATTTTTGATTTATAG
- a CDS encoding glycoside hydrolase family 1 protein → MEKLKFPDNFLLGAAAAASQYEGAYKQDGKSLSIADYKTYNPKVDRKKINMNEIECYEDVFLQLKDTEENKIYPYRWGVDFYNKYEGDIKLFKKIGMNCFRTSIAWSRIIPEEGVINYEAIKHYKKIFKKFKEQKIELVLTLSHYDYPMWLVEKYNGFANKDAIEKFLEYSEIVLREFDEFTNYWICFNEINMTTHSAYTGAGVVLKRDNPKNKEIKYQALHNQFVAQALVVKLAHKINKDNKMGGMIAAVNSYPSTCDPNDVIINQEFSQINNDLFFEIESRGAYPKYILNFFEQENIKLNISEEEKEILKEGSVDYLSFSYYMSSVMGQEVLDKGGSTLFFGGKNPYLKESDWGWQIDPIGLRIFMNRLYNCYQKPLMIVENGIGVDEKWDDKENILKDDYRIEYIKSHLKNIQLAMQDGVECIGYTAWTALDLVSMSTKEMSKRYGFIYVDIDDFGKGTGDRKIKESGKWFKKVSDTKGEILWD, encoded by the coding sequence ATGGAAAAATTAAAATTTCCAGACAACTTTTTATTAGGGGCTGCAGCTGCAGCTAGTCAATACGAAGGAGCTTATAAACAAGATGGAAAATCTTTAAGTATAGCAGATTACAAAACCTATAACCCTAAAGTTGATAGAAAAAAAATTAACATGAACGAAATCGAATGTTATGAAGATGTTTTTCTTCAATTGAAAGATACAGAAGAAAACAAAATTTATCCTTATCGTTGAGGAGTAGATTTTTATAATAAGTACGAAGGGGATATAAAACTCTTTAAAAAAATAGGAATGAATTGTTTCAGAACTTCTATTGCATGAAGTAGAATAATTCCAGAAGAAGGAGTTATAAATTATGAAGCTATAAAGCATTATAAAAAGATTTTTAAAAAATTCAAAGAACAAAAAATTGAGTTAGTTCTTACACTTAGTCATTATGATTATCCAATGTGGTTGGTTGAAAAATATAATGGCTTTGCAAATAAAGACGCCATTGAAAAGTTCTTGGAATATAGCGAAATAGTTTTAAGAGAGTTTGACGAGTTTACTAACTATTGAATTTGTTTTAATGAAATTAATATGACAACACACTCTGCTTATACAGGGGCAGGTGTTGTGCTAAAAAGAGATAATCCAAAAAACAAAGAAATAAAGTACCAAGCCTTACACAATCAATTTGTCGCACAAGCTTTGGTAGTTAAGTTAGCACATAAAATAAATAAAGATAATAAAATGGGAGGAATGATTGCTGCTGTAAATAGTTACCCCAGTACTTGTGATCCAAATGATGTAATTATTAATCAAGAGTTTTCACAAATTAATAATGATTTATTTTTTGAAATTGAATCAAGAGGAGCGTATCCAAAATACATACTCAACTTTTTTGAACAAGAAAATATTAAGTTAAATATTAGTGAAGAAGAAAAAGAAATTTTAAAAGAAGGTTCAGTTGATTATTTAAGTTTCTCTTATTACATGTCTTCTGTTATGGGACAAGAAGTATTAGATAAAGGTGGAAGTACATTATTTTTTGGTGGCAAAAATCCCTATCTAAAAGAAAGTGATTGAGGTTGACAAATTGATCCTATAGGCTTGAGAATTTTTATGAATAGACTTTATAATTGTTATCAAAAACCTTTAATGATAGTTGAAAATGGAATTGGTGTGGATGAAAAGTGAGATGATAAAGAAAATATTCTTAAAGATGATTACAGAATTGAATATATAAAATCTCATTTAAAAAATATTCAACTGGCTATGCAGGATGGGGTTGAGTGTATTGGGTATACTGCTTGAACTGCTTTGGATTTGGTTTCAATGTCAACAAAGGAAATGTCTAAGCGTTATGGATTCATTTATGTTGATATTGATGATTTTGGAAAAGGAACGGGTGATAGGAAAATTAAAGAATCAGGTAAGTGATTTAAAAAAGTTTCAGATACAAAAGGAGAAATTTTGTGAGACTAA
- a CDS encoding Cof-type HAD-IIB family hydrolase, translating to MKWWFSDYDGTINLQHNDYIDPKDLEFINRWIEQGNKFAIATGRMEHEIRPQLEAANIPYNYMVCNNGAVVYEKGKGIISKTSIPMESRKDIIELFEEIRDKYTLGYCILDERRGYSRVVEKEIDDNKFLTDYAPRENNFEIATQEILEDQDLNLLYIYVRQDGVEEVKKIIEGRVKGCKAVRTHVNVIEIMNENVSKAHGIFEVQKLKGFELDDVVTSGDGENDIEMLAMTKHGFGMKHHQPGVEKVVDHLIDHVYEIEKLI from the coding sequence ATGAAGTGATGATTTTCAGATTACGATGGGACAATTAATTTACAACACAATGATTATATTGACCCAAAAGATTTAGAATTTATAAATAGATGAATTGAACAAGGAAATAAATTTGCAATAGCAACAGGAAGAATGGAACACGAAATTAGACCTCAGTTAGAAGCTGCAAACATTCCTTATAACTATATGGTTTGTAATAACGGAGCTGTAGTTTATGAAAAAGGAAAAGGAATAATTTCAAAAACCTCAATTCCAATGGAATCAAGAAAAGACATCATTGAATTGTTTGAAGAAATTAGAGATAAGTATACTTTGGGATATTGTATATTAGATGAAAGACGTGGATACTCAAGAGTAGTTGAAAAAGAAATTGATGACAATAAATTTTTAACAGACTATGCTCCAAGAGAAAACAACTTTGAAATTGCAACTCAAGAAATTTTAGAAGACCAAGACTTAAACTTGTTATACATTTATGTAAGACAAGATGGAGTAGAAGAGGTTAAAAAAATAATTGAAGGAAGAGTTAAAGGTTGCAAAGCTGTAAGAACACATGTAAATGTAATTGAAATTATGAATGAAAATGTTTCAAAGGCTCATGGAATATTTGAAGTTCAAAAACTAAAAGGTTTTGAACTTGATGATGTTGTTACAAGTGGAGATGGAGAAAATGACATTGAAATGTTGGCAATGACAAAACATGGTTTTGGAATGAAACACCATCAACCTGGAGTTGAAAAAGTAGTCGATCATTTAATTGATCATGTATATGAAATAGAAAAATTAATTTAA
- a CDS encoding HAD-IIB family hydrolase, with translation MNKIIYLDIDGTILDKNKNLGDLTRDAIINVQKKGVKVAFATGRTFAEVTELAATLEINKNFKESICCNGSYVSNTNYFEPENVRTIETKSVKRIVDYLTLKEIKAYIIDYLEPAIYFSNIKLDRYGVEQGILPNMRVIEIDEYFNWNNVVLIALYCPKDKYDDLESFLKNKDLDIDFICSKSSRKATDLFMISSKNTSKLVGIEYLNKKYNIKDEDVYIFGDGINDVEMIKRFKKNAYVPRSAPSYIKILSENMIESPENDGVGKKINQLFDLK, from the coding sequence ATGAATAAAATAATTTATTTAGATATTGATGGGACAATATTGGATAAGAATAAAAATTTAGGTGATCTAACAAGGGATGCAATTATTAATGTTCAAAAGAAAGGAGTTAAAGTTGCTTTTGCAACTGGACGTACTTTTGCAGAAGTAACAGAACTTGCAGCAACTTTAGAAATAAACAAAAACTTTAAAGAATCTATTTGTTGTAATGGTTCATATGTTTCTAACACAAATTATTTTGAGCCAGAAAATGTAAGAACTATAGAAACAAAATCTGTAAAAAGAATTGTTGACTACTTAACATTGAAAGAAATAAAAGCTTACATCATAGATTACTTAGAACCGGCTATATATTTTTCAAATATAAAATTAGATAGGTATGGAGTTGAACAGGGAATACTTCCTAACATGAGAGTTATAGAAATTGATGAATACTTTAACTGAAACAATGTTGTGCTAATTGCTCTTTATTGTCCAAAAGATAAATACGATGATCTAGAAAGTTTTTTAAAGAACAAAGATCTTGACATAGATTTTATTTGTTCAAAGTCATCAAGAAAAGCAACAGATTTGTTTATGATTTCAAGTAAAAATACTTCAAAGCTTGTTGGTATAGAATACCTTAATAAAAAATATAATATTAAAGATGAAGATGTATATATTTTTGGAGATGGAATAAATGATGTAGAAATGATAAAACGTTTTAAAAAGAATGCATATGTTCCAAGAAGTGCTCCCAGTTACATAAAAATATTAAGTGAAAATATGATAGAGTCCCCAGAAAATGACGGGGTTGGTAAAAAGATAAATCAACTATTTGATTTAAAGTAA
- a CDS encoding ATP-binding cassette domain-containing protein — translation MLEIKNLSKSFKDFSLEKINLKINKGDFIAFIGENGSGKTTIIKLIFNLLKKDNGEIIINNENLFLENKLKEICLFPNQGEIPYNLTVKDYLWYVSVLANVNRESYNNRIIKILEIIKIVELQKRKIKTLSTGQIKKVMLAGVLIVEPSFIFMDEPTANLDIDSKEELLEIINFLSNREVGIFITSHITDELDKYVNRLIVLKNGQIVYDEKYIKGSGKILEIYNRFYIKKENVTKQLGDLYEK, via the coding sequence ATGTTAGAGATAAAAAATTTATCTAAAAGTTTTAAAGACTTTTCTCTAGAAAAAATAAATTTAAAAATTAATAAAGGTGACTTTATTGCTTTTATTGGAGAGAATGGTTCTGGAAAAACTACTATTATCAAATTAATTTTTAACTTATTAAAAAAAGATAATGGAGAAATAATTATTAACAACGAAAATTTATTTTTGGAAAACAAACTGAAGGAAATTTGTTTGTTTCCAAATCAAGGGGAAATCCCTTACAACTTAACTGTTAAAGATTATTTGTGATACGTTTCTGTGTTAGCAAATGTTAACAGAGAAAGTTACAACAATAGAATCATAAAAATTTTAGAAATTATAAAAATAGTTGAACTACAAAAAAGGAAAATAAAAACTTTATCAACAGGTCAAATAAAAAAAGTAATGTTGGCTGGTGTGTTGATAGTGGAACCCAGTTTTATTTTTATGGATGAACCAACTGCTAATTTGGATATAGATTCAAAAGAAGAGTTACTGGAAATAATAAATTTTTTAAGTAACAGAGAAGTTGGTATTTTTATAACAAGTCATATAACAGATGAGTTAGACAAATATGTTAATAGACTTATTGTTTTAAAAAATGGACAGATAGTTTACGATGAAAAATATATAAAAGGTAGTGGAAAGATTTTAGAAATTTATAACAGGTTTTATATTAAAAAAGAAAATGTTACAAAACAACTAGGAGATCTATATGAAAAATAG
- a CDS encoding acyltransferase family protein: MEKQVFKINENNIKEVKTKRSSNIELLRIFMAICVLVIHFLPSFQANIPFLHGCVGAFAMISGYYLVEKKDNLRFLKFIPTIVFLYVINLSLVLIFNFSSDYKIFSTRLEWIKFLQLGTGPWWYIYAVFILYIFTPFFNAGLKVTGKKVSLILIISFWLTFQIQALLLYSYRPFTYIHNALPTLFFSYLLGGWLKLFGQNVFNYKKTIWISTIVYFLVQLGFHLLYVFLYPQKDDWFDLSKNNGSLLSFGASFFLFASFKIMPMKNYKFIDFLGSISLFIFALHMSTIWFSKFFFHLFGWKYNSDGMYSLASAITFLISLLIYWPYKKYMQGINFLTNKFVQTNFYKKLVVDTQL, from the coding sequence ATGGAAAAACAAGTATTTAAAATTAACGAAAATAACATTAAAGAAGTAAAAACAAAACGCTCAAGTAATATCGAATTGCTAAGAATTTTTATGGCAATATGCGTACTAGTAATTCATTTTTTACCTAGCTTTCAAGCAAACATACCATTTCTTCATGGTTGTGTTGGTGCCTTTGCTATGATCTCTGGTTATTATTTGGTTGAAAAAAAAGATAACCTAAGGTTTTTAAAATTCATACCGACAATAGTTTTCTTATATGTTATTAATTTATCTTTAGTATTAATCTTTAACTTTTCAAGTGACTATAAAATTTTTTCAACTAGACTGGAATGAATTAAGTTCTTGCAATTAGGAACTGGTCCTTGATGATATATTTATGCAGTATTTATTTTATATATTTTTACACCATTTTTTAATGCAGGATTAAAAGTTACTGGGAAAAAAGTGTCGCTTATTTTGATAATTTCTTTTTGATTAACTTTTCAAATCCAAGCTCTATTACTTTATTCATATAGACCTTTTACATATATCCATAATGCATTGCCAACATTATTTTTCTCTTACTTACTTGGTGGTTGATTAAAATTATTTGGACAAAATGTTTTTAATTATAAAAAAACTATATGAATTTCTACAATTGTATATTTTTTAGTTCAATTAGGGTTTCACTTACTTTATGTTTTTTTATATCCTCAAAAAGATGATTGATTTGATTTATCAAAAAACAATGGTTCACTTTTATCGTTTGGAGCTTCATTCTTTTTATTTGCAAGTTTTAAAATAATGCCAATGAAGAATTATAAATTTATAGATTTTTTAGGAAGCATTTCGTTATTTATATTTGCTTTGCATATGTCAACTATATGATTCTCAAAATTTTTCTTTCATTTATTTGGATGAAAATATAATAGCGATGGTATGTATTCACTTGCATCAGCTATAACTTTTTTAATAAGTTTATTAATATACTGACCATATAAGAAGTACATGCAAGGTATTAATTTTTTAACCAATAAATTTGTTCAGACAAATTTCTATAAAAAACTTGTAGTAGATACACAACTTTAA